The following are encoded in a window of Vibrio azureus genomic DNA:
- a CDS encoding PAS domain-containing methyl-accepting chemotaxis protein, which yields MNDKEYDYPASYNLISITDPSSYIKYASANFNEVAGFDDKELIGQPHNIVRHPDMPPRAFEDMWAHLKAGKHWMGMVKNKRKHGGYYWVDAFASPIKYKGETVEYQSVRFKPDRAYVKRAEKAYAKMRNNSQPFQMFLPRTRLWMRSALFIILSSLVGYGLIHNGQSPLLSFGVVAILSTLATYILTRPIEKLTKQCRKDFNNPLMEYIYCGKINDLSEIELALKMRKQYADALLGRISISVKDSCDITSINANRAAENSDRVTSNLSEQKTEIDSVATAVNEMQASSSEISTNAQATADATVKAQDTMTQSREVIDEVNHSVLGLVKELGDISDVVLRLNHQTEQIGTVIEVINDIAEQTNLLALNAAIEAARAGDQGRGFAVVADEVRTLAKRTQDSTTEIKSAIESIQSGSQSAVSALEKGNDMSTGTVSLLGTALESIQDLERLVQDVVERNQQVAVAIEEQVYVTDEINQNIQILNLKYNESYDLMTETNQMNSSVKESSKDLSEMISKFASNQ from the coding sequence ATGAATGACAAGGAATACGATTATCCTGCGAGCTACAACCTAATTTCTATTACTGATCCTTCCAGTTACATAAAGTATGCCAGTGCAAACTTCAATGAAGTGGCCGGGTTTGATGACAAGGAATTGATAGGTCAGCCGCATAATATTGTCCGTCATCCAGACATGCCACCTCGAGCGTTTGAAGATATGTGGGCTCACCTCAAGGCGGGTAAGCATTGGATGGGGATGGTAAAAAATAAAAGAAAGCATGGTGGTTACTACTGGGTAGATGCCTTTGCTTCTCCAATAAAATACAAGGGCGAAACTGTAGAGTATCAATCAGTTAGGTTTAAACCCGACCGAGCTTATGTAAAACGTGCGGAAAAAGCCTATGCCAAGATGCGTAATAACAGCCAGCCCTTTCAAATGTTCCTTCCAAGAACTCGGCTATGGATGCGCTCAGCACTGTTTATTATCTTATCTAGCCTTGTAGGTTACGGACTGATACACAATGGGCAATCGCCACTACTCAGTTTTGGCGTCGTAGCGATATTGTCCACTTTGGCGACCTATATTCTGACTAGACCGATTGAAAAATTGACTAAACAATGTCGAAAGGATTTTAATAACCCTTTGATGGAATACATATATTGCGGAAAAATCAATGACCTCTCTGAGATTGAGTTGGCTTTAAAAATGCGCAAACAATACGCTGACGCATTGCTCGGACGAATCAGTATTTCAGTGAAAGACTCATGCGATATAACGAGTATTAATGCCAATCGTGCTGCAGAAAATAGTGATCGTGTTACCAGTAACTTGAGTGAACAAAAGACAGAGATAGACTCAGTTGCGACCGCTGTTAATGAGATGCAAGCTTCATCTTCTGAGATCTCAACCAATGCTCAGGCTACTGCAGATGCGACGGTTAAAGCACAAGACACGATGACTCAAAGCCGTGAAGTCATCGATGAAGTCAATCACTCGGTGTTGGGCTTAGTGAAAGAATTAGGTGATATTTCTGATGTTGTACTCCGCCTAAACCATCAAACAGAGCAAATTGGTACGGTGATCGAAGTTATCAATGATATTGCCGAGCAAACGAACCTCTTAGCCCTAAATGCTGCTATCGAAGCCGCGAGGGCTGGCGATCAAGGACGAGGTTTTGCTGTTGTTGCTGATGAAGTGAGAACCTTGGCAAAAAGAACTCAGGATTCGACAACAGAAATAAAATCTGCGATCGAAAGTATTCAAAGTGGCAGCCAGTCTGCAGTTTCTGCTCTAGAAAAAGGCAATGATATGTCGACAGGAACCGTATCGCTACTCGGTACTGCTTTAGAAAGTATTCAAGACCTTGAGCGCTTAGTACAGGATGTTGTTGAAAGAAATCAACAAGTCGCTGTTGCCATAGAAGAGCAGGTTTATGTGACCGATGAGATTAATCAAAATATTCAGATATTGAACCTTAAATACAATGAGTCATATGACCTGATGACAGAAACCAATCAAATGAATTCCAGCGTCAAAGAGAGCAGTAAGGATTTATCTGAAATGATCAGTAAATTTGCATCAAATCAGTAA
- a CDS encoding response regulator — MKQDIDHIRIKERLTLDTEQKAGLNQLTILVIDDCKTSTVLIRQQLISLGADTNNITCVHSASEALSTAKSRFYSCLIVDYHLSYNFTGVELINLMSRAKVISDTTAVLMISGDASQETVLTALSGRVRYMLTKPLQTKALKARILAGMKEQTDLANVEQQLCKLNKVSLNELISIKRQYPNSLNVESLLIDTLVEQQMHSDLEAFLPFCSTKDHASKVCAEAFLLLHKGQLQQAAMTLSDFVTRNPLCLRAIDNLTGLYESLNELNTAFTYAYRAFELTPSSSQRMITAVRITSKLGNLSKLYELGHTFAQKVSATDSLWLNAMFSYVDFIMEHFKKLNTPQSRKEMLHNLNTMFLLIHRQLHTQQRVALSAFKQLTQCRLLLTDGEPEKAHKKLLFALSHYYENLYKMPLVMLRHSLPLLEHFGELSIRHSLVLLSRSNTSDHKLLLEEKDHPRDFSQERYPFSIEMKLLSLCNDDALKKNQAEQNTVQYLQKCSLPPNWNMWLNDYISGAFSTTLPPPFDIRATQGEAS, encoded by the coding sequence ATGAAGCAAGATATCGATCACATCCGAATAAAAGAGAGATTGACTTTGGATACAGAGCAAAAAGCAGGTCTTAACCAATTAACTATCTTGGTCATTGATGATTGCAAGACATCAACCGTCCTGATTAGGCAGCAGCTAATTTCATTAGGAGCCGACACAAATAATATTACCTGTGTCCACTCTGCATCTGAGGCTTTAAGCACTGCCAAATCTCGTTTTTATTCATGCCTCATCGTCGACTACCATCTCTCTTACAACTTTACTGGCGTTGAACTGATTAATTTAATGAGCCGAGCTAAAGTGATCTCCGATACCACCGCCGTCCTCATGATTTCAGGAGACGCAAGTCAAGAAACCGTCCTCACCGCGTTATCTGGAAGAGTGCGGTATATGCTAACTAAACCTCTGCAAACAAAGGCATTAAAAGCAAGAATCCTAGCAGGAATGAAAGAGCAAACTGACCTTGCAAATGTCGAGCAACAACTTTGTAAGCTGAATAAGGTCAGCTTAAATGAATTAATCTCTATCAAACGTCAATACCCTAACAGCCTTAATGTCGAATCGTTACTCATCGATACATTAGTCGAACAACAGATGCACTCAGATCTAGAAGCGTTTCTCCCTTTTTGTTCTACTAAAGATCATGCCAGTAAAGTATGTGCTGAAGCTTTCCTGCTGCTTCATAAAGGGCAGTTACAACAAGCGGCTATGACTTTATCAGACTTTGTTACCCGCAATCCCCTCTGTTTAAGAGCAATAGATAACCTCACTGGTTTGTATGAGTCCCTCAACGAGCTTAATACCGCATTTACTTATGCTTATAGAGCATTTGAGTTAACACCGAGTAGTAGCCAAAGGATGATCACTGCAGTAAGAATCACCTCAAAGCTGGGGAATTTAAGTAAACTTTATGAATTAGGTCATACTTTTGCACAAAAAGTCTCTGCTACTGACAGTCTGTGGCTAAACGCCATGTTTAGCTATGTCGACTTTATCATGGAACATTTCAAGAAATTGAACACACCTCAAAGCAGAAAAGAAATGCTGCATAATTTAAACACAATGTTTCTACTGATTCATCGTCAGCTTCATACCCAACAGCGGGTGGCTCTTTCTGCTTTTAAACAATTAACCCAATGTCGGCTACTTTTAACGGATGGGGAACCAGAAAAGGCCCATAAAAAGCTGCTTTTTGCTCTCAGTCATTACTACGAAAACTTATACAAAATGCCCCTAGTCATGCTTCGACATTCGTTACCCTTATTAGAGCATTTCGGTGAACTCAGCATCAGACATAGTTTAGTGCTTCTCTCTCGGTCTAACACTTCTGATCATAAATTGCTTCTCGAGGAAAAGGATCACCCACGTGACTTTTCCCAGGAACGTTATCCCTTTTCGATAGAAATGAAATTGCTATCTCTTTGCAACGATGATGCTCTCAAAAAGAACCAAGCCGAACAAAACACTGTCCAATATTTACAGAAATGTTCTCTACCGCCGAATTGGAACATGTGGTTGAACGACTATATATCAGGGGCTTTTTCAACCACCCTTCCCCCTCCTTTTGATATAAGGGCGACTCAAGGAGAGGCCTCATGA
- a CDS encoding Hpt domain-containing protein, with protein MINFEELNRYMDNDPVIIQMVFLAYLEEYSDASNTIINLYNNESWSELFIFAHSLKGVLSSFGVDAVVERLKIIEASTNQHIAPSEDQILLVSEQLIDIKKKINGYLTKMA; from the coding sequence ATGATTAACTTCGAAGAGCTGAATAGATACATGGATAATGATCCTGTGATAATCCAAATGGTTTTTCTTGCCTACCTTGAAGAGTACTCTGATGCCTCTAATACTATAATCAATTTATATAATAATGAGAGCTGGTCAGAACTGTTTATTTTTGCCCATAGCTTGAAAGGGGTGCTATCATCATTTGGTGTAGATGCTGTTGTAGAACGACTAAAAATAATAGAGGCGTCTACAAATCAACACATTGCACCTAGTGAGGATCAAATCCTACTCGTCAGTGAACAATTAATTGATATTAAAAAGAAAATTAATGGCTACCTAACTAAAATGGCTTAG
- a CDS encoding acyltransferase family protein, whose product MTYRPEIDGMRAIAVILVVLFHADISFFSGGYIGVDVFFVISGYLITTIILHDLNSNQFRLANFYERRIRRIIPVLLVVITVTYVLSWWLFLPQSHKDVGQFATSSILSASNILLYLKGHNYFGLEEESNPLFHTWSLGVEEQYYLFIPLLLILLSRGNWLWYLFFFIGVFVSSLLATQMLKANADFVFYLIFTRAWELAAGSLVALCMIRTQIRPNNILAIIGFILVLYAAIAFNESKGAAGTLLVIPVMGSAMMILFTSKETLFGKTLSLQPVVFIGLMSYSLYLWHIPILVFYRYLAEQHFHLFTYTLLLFLLSYASWRFVEKPFRRRNVISMPTLTAFIFSLSVLLITLGVWGHKNGGFPERNAFFAAMKVNNGYGLECNGNSVINAQCSSSTTPTTAVLGNSYSMVLVTPLAHKTPSGVVQLTQDSCAIGYIDHIRDAVNLRCGDFFTQSLETILTTPSIEQVVISSNFDKELSNHEYEQSFGELLLELSSKDVIVVGPPPSAPKHIGQCLWKEKMFNDDGNENCDFAPAPGFYQHITELSQYLSAFKHVTFIDLTSVICPEGVCKMALGEHDAMYTDTGHLSYSGSATVIDHLGRDLNFNE is encoded by the coding sequence ATGACATATCGACCTGAAATCGATGGAATGAGAGCGATAGCCGTTATTCTAGTGGTGTTATTTCATGCTGACATTTCATTCTTCTCGGGTGGTTACATCGGCGTGGATGTGTTTTTCGTTATCAGTGGGTATTTGATCACAACCATCATCTTACATGATTTAAATTCAAACCAATTTCGTTTGGCTAACTTCTACGAACGAAGAATTAGACGTATTATTCCGGTCTTATTAGTCGTCATCACCGTGACTTATGTGCTCTCTTGGTGGCTATTTTTACCTCAAAGTCATAAAGATGTCGGCCAGTTTGCTACTTCTTCCATACTCTCGGCTTCCAATATCCTCTTGTATTTAAAAGGACATAACTACTTTGGACTTGAAGAAGAGTCTAACCCGCTCTTTCACACTTGGAGCTTGGGAGTAGAAGAACAGTATTACCTGTTTATTCCGCTTCTTTTGATCCTGCTTTCAAGAGGTAATTGGTTGTGGTATTTGTTCTTTTTTATCGGGGTGTTTGTCTCAAGTCTGCTTGCGACGCAAATGCTAAAAGCGAATGCAGATTTTGTCTTTTATTTGATTTTCACCAGAGCTTGGGAGCTTGCAGCTGGCTCATTGGTTGCCTTATGCATGATCCGAACACAAATAAGGCCGAATAACATCCTCGCTATCATCGGCTTTATATTGGTTTTGTATGCAGCCATTGCATTTAATGAATCAAAAGGGGCAGCAGGGACATTATTAGTGATTCCAGTCATGGGCAGTGCCATGATGATCCTATTCACTTCAAAAGAGACCTTATTCGGTAAAACTTTAAGCTTACAACCTGTCGTTTTTATCGGCCTGATGAGTTATAGCCTCTATTTATGGCACATCCCAATATTAGTTTTCTACCGTTATCTAGCAGAGCAACACTTCCACCTTTTTACCTATACTCTCCTTCTATTCCTGCTGTCTTACGCTTCTTGGCGTTTTGTTGAAAAGCCTTTTCGTCGGCGCAATGTCATTTCCATGCCGACACTAACAGCCTTCATTTTCTCTCTATCTGTTCTACTGATAACTTTAGGGGTTTGGGGGCATAAGAATGGTGGTTTTCCTGAGCGAAATGCTTTTTTTGCAGCAATGAAAGTCAATAATGGCTATGGACTAGAGTGTAACGGAAACAGTGTCATCAATGCTCAATGCTCTTCCAGTACAACGCCCACAACGGCGGTATTAGGTAATAGCTACAGTATGGTACTTGTTACTCCTTTAGCTCATAAAACGCCTTCAGGTGTGGTTCAACTGACCCAAGATTCTTGTGCCATTGGCTATATTGATCATATAAGGGATGCTGTTAACCTTAGATGTGGTGACTTTTTTACACAATCGCTCGAAACGATTCTAACAACGCCATCCATTGAACAAGTGGTGATTTCTTCTAACTTCGATAAAGAGCTATCTAATCACGAATATGAACAATCTTTTGGTGAGCTTTTACTCGAGCTAAGTTCAAAAGATGTCATTGTTGTTGGACCGCCCCCCTCAGCTCCAAAGCACATTGGCCAATGCCTGTGGAAAGAAAAAATGTTTAATGACGATGGCAACGAGAACTGTGACTTCGCTCCAGCCCCAGGTTTTTATCAACACATCACCGAACTTTCCCAATATTTATCAGCATTTAAACACGTTACCTTCATAGACCTCACCTCGGTAATATGCCCGGAAGGAGTATGTAAAATGGCATTAGGTGAACACGACGCTATGTACACGGATACAGGCCACCTTTCATATTCTGGCTCCGCCACAGTTATCGATCACTTGGGTAGGGACCTGAACTTTAACGAATAA
- a CDS encoding coniferyl aldehyde dehydrogenase yields the protein MNAIIEIDVGKTLLQKFEQLQHAYKADPYPNLATRKEKLLLLKQQLLTHEQELIQAVNDDFGYRSAFDTMMADVMPSVTQISYTLKNLEKWCKPSSRHAGWLLSPSRVRVEYQPLGVVGIISPWNFPILLSLSPLITAIAAGNKAMIKLSEFTPRTNKVLINVCRQLSDDVQIVEGETEVAQAFTQLPFNHLFFTGSTNVGRSVAKAAAENLTPITLELGGKSPVIIADDINLKKAVDAVLLGKCMNAGQICVAPDYVFVPEQKLNDFVTLFLKRFSKFYIQTKQNQQLTHIINQRQYERLKALLDDAQNKGAEIHTVESHSLQGRCLYPHLVTKVSEEMKIMEDEIFGPILPIKPYSNISQVIEYINNKPRPLALYIMSEEKPLIDRIVSSTHSGGVGINDTILHVAAEDAPFGGIGASGMGHYHAEEGFKTFSHAKTVFHTPTWLPRARLLSRRRDQAMKILRKVFIR from the coding sequence ATGAACGCCATTATAGAAATTGATGTTGGCAAAACATTACTGCAAAAGTTTGAACAACTGCAACATGCCTACAAAGCTGACCCTTATCCAAACCTCGCAACACGAAAAGAAAAGCTGTTGCTTTTAAAGCAGCAATTACTTACTCATGAACAAGAGTTAATCCAAGCCGTTAATGACGATTTTGGGTATCGTTCTGCATTTGACACTATGATGGCTGATGTCATGCCTAGCGTTACTCAAATTAGCTACACATTAAAAAACTTGGAAAAATGGTGCAAGCCAAGTTCTCGCCATGCTGGTTGGTTACTTTCGCCTTCTAGAGTTCGTGTTGAATATCAACCTTTAGGAGTGGTGGGCATTATATCTCCATGGAACTTTCCTATCTTGTTGAGTTTATCTCCTCTTATTACTGCCATCGCCGCTGGCAATAAAGCCATGATAAAATTAAGTGAGTTTACGCCGAGAACAAACAAAGTCCTCATCAATGTATGCCGTCAGTTAAGCGATGACGTCCAAATTGTAGAAGGAGAGACTGAGGTTGCTCAAGCATTTACTCAACTGCCTTTTAATCATCTCTTTTTTACTGGTTCAACCAATGTAGGTCGCTCAGTAGCTAAAGCTGCTGCAGAAAACTTGACGCCGATTACTTTGGAGTTGGGAGGTAAATCACCGGTGATCATCGCTGATGACATCAATCTAAAAAAAGCAGTGGATGCAGTGCTTCTAGGTAAATGTATGAATGCTGGACAGATTTGTGTTGCTCCAGACTATGTTTTTGTTCCGGAACAGAAATTAAATGATTTTGTGACTCTTTTCTTGAAGCGCTTCAGTAAGTTTTATATTCAAACTAAACAAAATCAGCAGTTAACTCATATCATTAATCAACGCCAATATGAGCGTCTCAAAGCCTTGTTAGACGACGCTCAAAATAAAGGAGCAGAAATTCATACGGTCGAAAGCCATAGTTTGCAAGGAAGGTGTTTATACCCTCATTTAGTCACGAAAGTGTCTGAAGAGATGAAGATTATGGAGGATGAGATTTTTGGCCCTATATTGCCAATTAAGCCTTATTCAAATATTAGCCAAGTCATCGAATATATAAATAACAAGCCGAGACCGCTAGCGCTCTATATCATGTCTGAAGAAAAGCCATTAATCGATAGAATTGTTAGTAGTACACATAGTGGCGGTGTGGGGATTAATGACACCATTCTACATGTCGCTGCTGAGGATGCTCCTTTTGGAGGAATAGGGGCATCTGGAATGGGGCATTACCATGCGGAAGAGGGATTTAAAACTTTCAGTCATGCCAAAACCGTTTTTCACACGCCGACATGGCTACCTCGAGCTCGATTATTGAGCAGACGAAGAGATCAAGCTATGAAAATATTGCGTAAGGTTTTTATTCGTTAA
- a CDS encoding GNAT family N-acetyltransferase produces MYQGYQQNLSLMISPWLSVEPLCTSHASGLLKAVNSSRENLSLYLPWVNTVRTERGAINYIKDRIGIPLPEVFWVALMRNGVFIGVFGIKGLNTENGSAEIAYWLTEAGRGYGVIGAVLNTFLPLIRKRGKIQTLQFQCMENNPASIKIAQRAGAVFKDYISHEFYGLGADKQLGVYELYLACSDDQDKC; encoded by the coding sequence ATGTATCAAGGATATCAACAAAACTTGTCTTTAATGATCTCTCCTTGGCTTTCTGTCGAGCCTTTATGTACAAGTCATGCCTCTGGTTTACTCAAAGCGGTTAACTCATCCCGTGAAAACTTATCTCTCTATCTACCTTGGGTTAATACTGTCAGGACAGAGCGAGGGGCCATAAATTACATCAAAGACAGAATCGGTATTCCCTTACCAGAAGTCTTCTGGGTTGCTTTGATGCGCAATGGTGTTTTTATTGGTGTCTTTGGCATTAAGGGGCTGAATACGGAAAACGGGAGCGCGGAGATTGCTTACTGGCTGACAGAAGCAGGGAGAGGTTACGGTGTTATCGGCGCGGTACTCAATACATTCTTACCATTGATAAGAAAGCGTGGAAAAATACAAACTTTGCAGTTTCAGTGTATGGAAAATAACCCTGCAAGTATCAAAATTGCTCAACGCGCTGGCGCTGTTTTTAAAGACTATATTTCTCATGAATTCTATGGTTTGGGAGCTGATAAGCAATTAGGTGTTTATGAGTTATACTTGGCTTGTTCTGATGATCAAGATAAGTGTTGA
- a CDS encoding endonuclease/exonuclease/phosphatase family protein codes for MIKSSLALLVSALLLTGCQDSSESTQESTSIKIATYNLSFDRDSFETLLSEMQIEPEKQNALVRGYFDNTISSNDRSLAEKVIQIRNVAAIIQKNRPDVLMMAEFNNDGTGENKAALEGFQRNYLSVAQSLDGAGKSANLSPITYPYFESYSTNTGLNSQLDLNNDGIIGKLPGDSWGFGRYHGQYAFALLSRYKIDSDHTRTFQTFKWKDMKGEGIPTITVCDGSISLPQGMSCGDNWYNDEEWQQIRLSSKNHVDAPIVIPTEGGNETVHLLMSHPTPPVFDSGKNKQQNGAEVAFWHHYIRGENYFYDDNGLKGGLESGAKFVIMGDQNLDPLAGDGFSEIMQELHNDPLVNQHVMNGSLYPNSLGADEHAADSSSSHPRPDRLTSTFGLGVDYAIPSANLKVVQSGVYWPASYQQGYPLVNDQRLGEQGNGKKVSSDHRLVWITIAK; via the coding sequence ATGATAAAATCCTCTCTCGCGCTGTTAGTCAGTGCACTTCTCTTAACGGGTTGCCAAGACAGTTCAGAATCAACTCAAGAGTCAACATCGATAAAAATAGCCACATATAACCTTTCTTTTGATCGTGACTCCTTTGAGACTCTACTTTCTGAGATGCAAATTGAGCCAGAAAAACAAAATGCGTTAGTTCGCGGCTATTTCGACAACACCATTAGCAGTAATGATAGAAGCCTTGCTGAAAAAGTTATTCAAATTAGAAATGTAGCCGCAATTATACAAAAAAACCGCCCAGATGTATTAATGATGGCTGAATTCAATAATGATGGTACTGGTGAAAATAAAGCGGCGCTAGAAGGCTTCCAACGTAATTACCTTTCTGTTGCTCAAAGTCTTGATGGTGCTGGTAAATCAGCCAACCTATCCCCTATTACTTACCCATATTTCGAATCTTATTCAACCAATACTGGACTGAACAGTCAGTTAGATCTCAATAACGATGGGATTATAGGTAAGCTACCTGGTGACAGCTGGGGGTTTGGTCGTTACCATGGACAATATGCTTTTGCGTTGCTCTCTCGTTATAAAATAGATTCCGATCATACTCGTACTTTCCAAACTTTTAAATGGAAGGATATGAAAGGTGAAGGTATTCCAACAATTACCGTTTGTGATGGCTCGATCTCACTACCACAAGGGATGTCCTGTGGAGACAACTGGTATAATGACGAAGAATGGCAGCAGATTCGTCTTTCATCTAAAAACCATGTTGATGCCCCAATTGTCATCCCAACTGAAGGTGGAAATGAAACCGTTCACTTATTAATGTCTCACCCTACTCCTCCAGTCTTCGACTCAGGCAAGAACAAACAACAAAATGGCGCTGAAGTTGCATTTTGGCACCATTACATCCGAGGAGAAAACTATTTTTATGATGACAATGGATTAAAAGGTGGATTAGAAAGTGGAGCAAAATTTGTCATCATGGGCGATCAGAACTTGGATCCTTTAGCTGGAGATGGTTTTAGCGAGATCATGCAAGAACTTCATAATGATCCACTGGTTAATCAACATGTCATGAACGGATCTTTATATCCAAACAGCCTAGGCGCTGATGAGCATGCTGCTGATAGCTCATCTTCACACCCAAGACCAGATAGGCTTACGTCAACTTTTGGTCTCGGTGTCGACTACGCAATTCCTTCAGCAAATCTCAAGGTAGTTCAATCGGGTGTTTATTGGCCAGCTTCTTATCAACAAGGTTACCCCCTTGTCAATGATCAACGCCTTGGAGAGCAAGGTAATGGTAAGAAAGTATCCTCAGATCATCGTCTCGTCTGGATTACGATAGCTAAATAA
- a CDS encoding sulfite exporter TauE/SafE family protein — protein MNFDSMTWVAMGLIFLGSYVQTAIGFGLAIVSAPLLILWAPEYVPAPICLVALFISLLNSMKHRSSIEIGGLKMALLGRVPGSIVGGMLLFYVSTQALTLWIGCLVLFAVLVSVLPFRIEPTPNRMFSAGFFSGLFGTSSAIGGPPMALLLQHQEANQLRGNLSAFFVCSSIISLIIQIPAGFFNVQYFMLTLPLLPAAALGYWLAIQTTQKLPKEKVRLGALTLCFVCGVTAVIEALISIPK, from the coding sequence ATAAATTTTGATTCAATGACGTGGGTCGCGATGGGGCTGATATTTCTTGGGTCTTATGTACAAACGGCCATTGGCTTTGGTCTAGCTATTGTTTCAGCGCCGCTCCTTATTCTATGGGCACCAGAATACGTACCCGCTCCGATTTGTCTCGTGGCGTTATTTATTTCTTTATTAAATAGTATGAAACACCGCAGTAGCATTGAAATCGGTGGCCTGAAAATGGCGCTGTTGGGCAGAGTACCGGGTTCTATAGTTGGGGGGATGTTATTGTTTTATGTTTCTACACAAGCTTTAACTCTCTGGATTGGTTGCTTGGTGCTATTTGCTGTCCTTGTCAGTGTATTGCCCTTTAGAATTGAACCAACCCCTAACAGAATGTTTTCTGCGGGTTTTTTCTCTGGGCTTTTTGGGACGAGCTCTGCAATAGGGGGGCCGCCAATGGCGTTATTACTACAACATCAAGAAGCCAACCAGTTACGCGGTAACTTATCTGCATTCTTTGTATGTAGCTCTATCATATCCCTTATAATTCAGATACCTGCTGGCTTTTTTAATGTTCAATACTTTATGTTGACATTACCATTGTTACCCGCTGCCGCTCTTGGTTACTGGTTAGCAATTCAAACAACGCAAAAATTACCTAAAGAAAAAGTGAGGCTTGGGGCGCTTACGTTGTGTTTTGTTTGTGGTGTAACAGCTGTAATTGAGGCTTTGATATCTATACCCAAGTGA
- a CDS encoding prepilin-type N-terminal cleavage/methylation domain-containing protein — MKNKLGFTLIELVVVIVILGILAVIAAPKFLDLQDDARSASLEGMKGAIASALGIGYAKLAANSQENLPYVSNVVSTDITPKQSLPFDGCQLNGPKNCVFLYGYPDADNESLPLLVKGLDGPDPDWKIIRPPQSSNQREVVIARKDSANASMTECGVFYAPPLSDNQTYTLRVLPCPN; from the coding sequence ATGAAAAACAAACTAGGCTTTACTTTAATTGAACTTGTGGTTGTCATTGTTATCTTGGGTATCTTAGCCGTTATCGCCGCACCAAAATTTTTAGATCTACAAGATGATGCTCGTTCAGCAAGTTTAGAAGGGATGAAAGGGGCTATAGCTTCTGCATTAGGCATAGGATATGCCAAGCTCGCCGCCAATAGTCAAGAAAACTTACCCTATGTTTCTAATGTTGTGTCTACTGACATTACTCCGAAGCAATCCCTTCCTTTTGATGGTTGTCAGCTCAATGGTCCCAAAAATTGTGTATTTCTCTATGGCTACCCAGATGCCGATAATGAAAGCCTACCTTTACTCGTTAAAGGACTAGATGGACCCGACCCCGATTGGAAAATTATTAGACCTCCTCAGAGTTCTAACCAGCGTGAAGTGGTCATCGCACGCAAAGATAGTGCTAACGCGAGTATGACCGAATGTGGCGTTTTTTACGCTCCACCACTTAGTGATAATCAAACTTATACTCTGCGCGTTTTACCTTGCCCAAATTAA